A genome region from Actinomycetota bacterium includes the following:
- a CDS encoding UPF0280 family protein, with the protein MSANSNPKINKLTADRDIYRSKISTRLPYRWNINYRHSDLYVASDKDVAAYIAGYLVKFYTAIETVIDKNPVFLKALSPVALPGEYAPVIGQMLAKSRQFKVGPMAAVAGAVCDYLGQKTGTRCSELIIENGGDTYIKSSQDITAQVFTANSNLTNNINLHIPHQVTPCGLCCSSGKFGHSFSMGKADIACVLATTAIAADAAATAMANCISSPEHVERAIEKFKSQKGILGLLALKDKTIGIWGQVQLVP; encoded by the coding sequence GTGTCAGCTAACTCTAACCCAAAAATAAATAAGCTCACTGCAGACAGGGATATTTATCGCAGCAAAATAAGCACCCGCCTGCCATACAGATGGAACATAAATTACCGGCATAGTGACCTCTATGTAGCCAGCGATAAGGATGTAGCAGCCTATATTGCCGGCTATCTGGTAAAATTCTATACAGCAATTGAAACTGTAATTGATAAAAACCCAGTGTTTCTCAAGGCCTTGTCTCCAGTGGCTTTACCTGGAGAGTATGCCCCGGTAATTGGACAGATGCTGGCTAAATCCCGGCAGTTTAAGGTAGGCCCCATGGCGGCGGTAGCCGGGGCTGTGTGCGATTATCTGGGCCAAAAGACAGGGACCCGGTGTTCTGAGCTGATAATTGAAAATGGAGGCGACACCTATATCAAGTCCAGTCAAGACATCACCGCCCAGGTTTTTACCGCTAACTCCAATCTGACCAATAATATAAACTTACATATTCCACATCAGGTTACTCCCTGCGGGCTTTGCTGCTCCTCTGGAAAGTTCGGCCATTCCTTTAGCATGGGAAAGGCAGATATTGCCTGTGTTTTAGCTACCACTGCCATAGCGGCGGATGCTGCGGCTACTGCTATGGCCAACTGCATATCAAGTCCGGAGCACGTCGAACGGGCTATTGAAAAATTTAAAAGCCAAAAGGGTATTTTGGGGCTGCTGGCTTTAAAAGATAAGACCATAGGCATATGGGGACAGGTACAGCTGGTCCCATAA
- a CDS encoding polymer-forming cytoskeletal protein: MAFINKENIEENDYQAPGEARTLLTISGDNAKIEGKFVVSKSIEIDCEVSGELEIDGELVIKKDGHVNADVKTITAQVIGKYEGNMEAADSVEIKENGLVNGNIKTDSLIINKGGIFSGNVTRINAKQIEPEAEQEEPEPAEEDEDEVNLDDQQDDYSQDLEI, translated from the coding sequence ATGGCGTTCATCAACAAGGAAAATATCGAAGAAAATGATTACCAGGCTCCAGGAGAGGCCAGGACTCTGCTCACCATCAGCGGAGACAATGCCAAGATTGAGGGAAAATTTGTAGTTTCAAAATCTATAGAAATTGACTGTGAGGTTTCAGGGGAGCTGGAAATTGATGGAGAACTGGTTATTAAAAAAGATGGCCATGTTAATGCTGATGTTAAAACCATTACTGCTCAAGTTATAGGTAAGTACGAGGGAAACATGGAAGCTGCCGACTCAGTAGAAATCAAAGAAAATGGTCTTGTAAATGGAAATATAAAAACAGATTCACTGATTATAAACAAAGGCGGAATCTTTAGCGGAAATGTTACCAGGATTAATGCTAAACAGATTGAACCTGAGGCTGAACAGGAAGAACCGGAACCAGCAGAAGAAGATGAAGATGAGGTAAATTTAGACGATCAGCAGGATGACTATTCCCAGGATCTTGAAATTTAA
- a CDS encoding polymer-forming cytoskeletal protein — protein sequence MPIFAKNENTKASKTVTLIAEGVSIEGKIYSPGSTRIDGSLKGMIISEKELIVGKEGKVEADAKTNNATIAGSFKGDIIASGEVEITSTGKLIGNLTQKDALLTVSKGGVFKGESKISDNADIFKMGKEQIIPEHKPADGKPASIHPQVNRF from the coding sequence ATGCCTATTTTTGCTAAAAATGAAAACACCAAGGCCAGTAAAACAGTTACTTTAATTGCAGAAGGAGTAAGCATAGAAGGCAAAATTTATTCTCCGGGTTCTACCCGGATAGACGGTTCCCTGAAAGGGATGATCATTTCCGAAAAGGAACTTATAGTGGGCAAGGAAGGCAAAGTTGAGGCTGATGCTAAAACCAACAACGCTACTATTGCCGGCTCTTTTAAGGGAGATATCATAGCTTCCGGGGAAGTGGAGATAACCTCTACCGGCAAACTTATAGGAAACTTAACCCAGAAAGATGCCTTACTAACCGTATCCAAGGGTGGAGTTTTTAAAGGGGAAAGCAAGATATCGGATAATGCTGATATCTTCAAAATGGGAAAAGAGCAGATCATACCAGAGCATAAACCGGCTGATGGGAAACCAGCCTCCATACATCCCCAAGTCAATCGATTCTAA